The Oscillospiraceae bacterium genome has a window encoding:
- a CDS encoding PolC-type DNA polymerase III, translating into MGKKTFREMFAKYEPEEEFLKALEYLADYSYSINKEFRYIKINCSFIKIIPRTVLNFAESGITSAYSLASCRIYPSYPEKLFGQAGAGIEELISELSCDSAFANGFFDGASLDDNGAIVKITLRPGLDLLPRRADCESSLSQILLREFSMERKVVIEAPELSLEEYERRMSEYDTYQSANTPALSSEAAPVHPHAIQSGIEGKAVPTVISGENPDEVRAGYMLFDISEANRSLLYGKEQPNDPERKILSLGELSMHEDRATICVCGRVFSAEAKENRAGTKLSCTLRLTDEQNSFEIRARGSRGSVGALADISEGTDALVFGRIKRDKFDDELYIDPSAIYKIVSKGRKDNAPGEKRVELHLHTQLSAMDATIPPDKIVKTAFKWGHSAVAITDHGNVQAFPQAMEALEKLGDDAKDFKIIYGMEGYLADDTARALFGEAHASLENGEFVVFDIETTGLSPVSCAITEIGAVLYRAGEVTDTFSTFADPGMPIPPNITEITGITDDMVAGAPDQKAAVEAFLEFAAGRTLIAHNASFDTGFVRAVCDKNGLKFDNPYIDTLALSKFLNTDLKRHNLEALREYFKLGEFNHHRAYDDATMLGMIFSKMTAKLKQLGITTLDSLGEQMSSNCDPKKLPTYHVIILVKNLAGLKNLYRIVSDSYLKYYRKHPRIPKTVLSEYRDGLIVGSACESGELFRAVVENRSYGDLLKIADYYDYLEVQPLPNNYFLVNGNSEEGRKQLIEYNKTVIGLAAKKNKPVVATGDVHFLNPQDGLYRKILLAGMKFADADRDIPLYFRTTEEMLSEFDYLTPEKAYEIVVTNPNLIASQIEKLRPIPKGTYTPKMEGAEDDLTDMCHARAHAIYGDTLPEIVSARLEKELGSIIKHGFAVLYIIAQKLVKFSEDNGYLVGSRGSVGSSFVASMAGISEVNPLPAHYVCPKCKYSDFDTPAKLGAGSGFDLPDADCPICGAKMRGDGHDIPFETFLGFYGDKSPDIDLNFSGEVQGKVHKYTEQLFGSENVFRAGTLGTLADKTAYGFVMKYLEGKDISVNKAETERLVSGCVGVKRTTGQHPGGIIVIPREMNVLDFTPIQHPADDAESNVITTHFAFSYLHDTILKLDELGHDVPTKYKKLEEYTHTSVLDVPMNEPEVYELFTSTKPLGANLDEINVTIGTLGLPEFGTGFVMPVLIESKPKNFADLLQISGLTHGEGLWLGNAQDLIKNGVCDISKVIGTRDSIMLALIKYGVDYGISFKIMEFVRKNKKGALIKDEMIAAMHEKNVPEWYIESLGKIRYMFPKAHAAAYVMSAIRLAWYKLHMPLEFYAAFFTAAPAGLDGEIIMSGKAGVLKAIKEIEAKDKNNEASQKEQAMIAPLQMVYESYARGIKYLPVSLEKSDAFAYLPENGKIRLPFASLSGVGESAAANIYRTLRGETVFSTEELKQKAGITKSVIEALRKNGVLDKLPDTNQISLF; encoded by the coding sequence ATGGGTAAAAAAACATTCCGTGAAATGTTCGCGAAATATGAGCCGGAAGAAGAATTTTTAAAGGCGCTCGAATATCTTGCGGATTATTCATATTCGATAAATAAAGAATTCAGATACATAAAAATCAACTGTTCTTTTATAAAAATCATTCCGCGCACCGTCTTGAATTTCGCGGAAAGCGGGATAACGTCCGCGTATTCGCTCGCAAGCTGCCGCATTTATCCGTCATATCCGGAAAAGCTGTTCGGACAGGCCGGAGCGGGAATTGAAGAGCTTATTTCGGAGCTTTCCTGTGACAGCGCGTTCGCCAACGGCTTTTTTGACGGCGCTTCGCTTGACGACAACGGAGCCATCGTAAAAATAACGCTGCGTCCCGGTCTGGATCTGCTTCCGCGCCGCGCCGATTGCGAATCAAGCCTTTCACAGATATTGCTGCGTGAATTCTCAATGGAAAGAAAGGTCGTCATAGAAGCGCCAGAGCTTTCTCTGGAGGAATATGAGCGGCGAATGTCAGAATACGACACATATCAGTCCGCGAATACCCCCGCTTTATCTTCCGAAGCCGCGCCGGTTCATCCGCACGCGATACAAAGCGGCATCGAAGGCAAAGCTGTTCCCACAGTGATAAGCGGAGAAAACCCGGATGAAGTCCGAGCCGGATATATGTTATTTGACATATCCGAAGCAAACCGATCACTTTTATACGGCAAGGAACAGCCGAACGATCCTGAAAGAAAGATACTTTCTCTGGGCGAGCTATCTATGCATGAAGACAGAGCAACGATATGCGTCTGCGGACGAGTTTTTTCTGCCGAAGCTAAGGAAAACCGCGCCGGTACAAAGCTGTCATGCACGCTGAGACTTACCGATGAGCAGAACTCGTTTGAAATACGCGCACGCGGATCGCGCGGAAGTGTAGGCGCGCTTGCCGATATATCGGAAGGCACAGACGCTTTGGTTTTCGGGCGCATAAAGCGCGATAAGTTCGACGATGAGCTTTATATCGATCCCTCCGCGATATATAAAATCGTTTCAAAAGGCAGAAAAGATAATGCTCCCGGTGAAAAGCGCGTCGAGCTTCATCTGCATACACAGCTTTCCGCGATGGACGCGACGATCCCTCCCGACAAAATAGTGAAAACAGCCTTCAAATGGGGTCATTCCGCTGTTGCGATCACAGATCACGGAAACGTTCAGGCGTTTCCCCAGGCAATGGAAGCTCTGGAAAAGCTCGGAGATGACGCAAAGGATTTCAAGATTATATACGGCATGGAGGGTTATCTCGCCGATGACACGGCCCGCGCTCTGTTCGGAGAGGCTCACGCATCGTTGGAAAACGGTGAATTTGTCGTTTTCGACATAGAAACCACAGGCCTTTCCCCGGTCAGCTGCGCAATAACCGAAATAGGCGCGGTCCTGTACCGCGCGGGAGAGGTTACGGACACCTTTTCGACCTTCGCCGATCCCGGAATGCCGATCCCGCCGAACATCACCGAAATAACCGGGATCACCGACGATATGGTTGCAGGCGCGCCGGATCAGAAGGCCGCGGTGGAGGCTTTTCTTGAATTCGCCGCCGGCCGCACGCTTATCGCGCATAACGCCTCGTTCGATACCGGTTTTGTCCGCGCGGTCTGTGATAAAAACGGTTTGAAATTTGACAATCCATATATCGACACGCTCGCGCTGTCGAAATTTCTGAACACCGATCTGAAGCGCCACAATCTGGAGGCGCTTCGCGAATATTTCAAGCTTGGAGAGTTCAACCATCACCGCGCTTACGATGACGCGACCATGCTCGGAATGATTTTCTCAAAAATGACCGCAAAACTGAAACAGTTGGGCATAACCACCCTTGATTCGCTCGGAGAGCAAATGAGCTCAAACTGCGATCCGAAAAAGCTGCCTACATATCATGTTATAATTCTTGTGAAAAATCTCGCTGGGCTGAAAAACCTCTACCGCATAGTTTCAGATTCTTATCTTAAATATTACCGAAAGCATCCGCGCATACCGAAAACAGTGCTGAGCGAATACCGCGACGGTCTTATTGTCGGCTCTGCCTGTGAATCCGGCGAGCTTTTCCGCGCCGTCGTTGAAAACAGGAGCTATGGCGATTTGCTTAAAATCGCCGATTATTACGACTATCTCGAGGTCCAGCCGCTGCCAAACAATTATTTCCTTGTAAACGGTAACAGCGAGGAAGGCAGAAAACAGCTCATAGAATACAATAAAACGGTAATCGGGCTCGCGGCGAAGAAAAACAAGCCGGTCGTGGCGACAGGAGACGTGCATTTTCTCAACCCGCAGGATGGCTTATACCGGAAAATATTGCTTGCCGGCATGAAATTTGCCGACGCAGACAGAGATATACCGCTATATTTTCGCACCACTGAGGAAATGCTAAGCGAATTCGATTATCTTACACCGGAAAAGGCATATGAGATAGTCGTGACCAATCCGAATCTGATCGCATCACAGATCGAAAAGCTCCGCCCTATACCGAAGGGAACATATACTCCGAAAATGGAGGGTGCGGAGGACGATCTCACGGATATGTGCCATGCGCGCGCGCACGCGATATATGGGGATACACTTCCCGAAATCGTATCTGCCAGATTGGAAAAAGAGCTTGGATCGATAATCAAGCATGGCTTTGCGGTTTTGTATATAATTGCTCAGAAGCTCGTGAAATTCAGCGAGGACAACGGATATCTTGTGGGCTCGCGCGGCAGCGTTGGATCATCATTTGTCGCCAGCATGGCCGGAATTTCAGAAGTAAATCCGCTTCCGGCACATTATGTCTGCCCGAAATGCAAATACAGCGATTTCGACACCCCCGCAAAGCTCGGAGCGGGAAGCGGATTCGACCTCCCGGACGCGGATTGCCCGATATGCGGCGCGAAAATGCGCGGCGACGGACATGACATACCATTCGAGACCTTCCTCGGCTTTTACGGTGACAAATCGCCAGATATAGACCTAAATTTCTCCGGAGAAGTGCAGGGCAAGGTGCATAAATACACGGAGCAGCTTTTTGGAAGTGAAAATGTGTTCCGCGCGGGCACTCTCGGCACCCTCGCCGATAAAACGGCATACGGTTTTGTCATGAAATACCTTGAGGGAAAGGATATCAGTGTCAACAAGGCCGAAACGGAACGACTTGTCAGCGGCTGTGTAGGCGTAAAACGCACAACGGGACAGCATCCCGGAGGAATAATCGTCATACCTCGCGAAATGAATGTGCTGGACTTCACTCCGATACAGCACCCCGCGGACGACGCCGAAAGCAACGTTATCACAACGCACTTCGCGTTTTCATATCTGCACGATACTATTTTAAAACTTGACGAGCTTGGCCACGATGTACCGACAAAGTACAAGAAGCTCGAGGAATACACGCATACCTCCGTACTGGATGTTCCGATGAACGAACCGGAGGTATATGAACTTTTCACCTCGACCAAGCCGCTCGGCGCGAATCTCGATGAAATAAATGTCACGATCGGCACTCTCGGACTGCCGGAATTCGGAACAGGGTTCGTTATGCCGGTGCTTATCGAATCAAAACCGAAGAATTTCGCCGATCTTCTGCAGATTTCCGGTCTAACTCACGGAGAGGGTCTTTGGCTCGGAAACGCACAGGATCTTATCAAAAACGGCGTTTGCGATATATCAAAGGTCATCGGAACGCGCGACAGCATAATGCTCGCGCTGATCAAATATGGAGTCGATTACGGCATATCGTTCAAAATTATGGAATTTGTCCGTAAAAACAAAAAAGGGGCGCTGATCAAAGACGAAATGATCGCCGCCATGCACGAAAAAAATGTGCCGGAATGGTATATAGAATCACTCGGAAAAATCCGTTACATGTTCCCGAAGGCTCACGCGGCCGCATACGTAATGAGCGCGATAAGGTTGGCGTGGTATAAGCTTCATATGCCGCTTGAATTTTACGCCGCATTTTTCACCGCCGCACCCGCGGGGCTTGACGGAGAGATAATAATGAGCGGCAAAGCCGGAGTGCTCAAAGCCATAAAGGAAATAGAAGCCAAAGATAAAAACAACGAGGCAAGCCAAAAGGAGCAGGCGATGATCGCCCCGCTCCAAATGGTTTACGAATCATATGCGCGCGGTATCAAATATCTTCCGGTAAGTCTTGAAAAATCCGACGCGTTCGCGTATCTGCCTGAAAACGGGAAGATAAGGCTTCCTTTTGCCTCCCTGTCAGGCGTAGGAGAATCGGCAGCGGCCAATATATACAGAACACTGCGCGGGGAAACTGTATTCTCGACAGAGGAGCTTAAACAGAAAGCGGGCATCACAAAATCCGTAATTGAAGCTCTCAGGAAAAACGGAGTTTTGGACAAGCTGCCGGATACAAATCAGATAAGTCTGTTCTAA
- the ispG gene encoding flavodoxin-dependent (E)-4-hydroxy-3-methylbut-2-enyl-diphosphate synthase produces MIRKITKPVLIGPYTIGGGGRVLIQSMTNTRTSDAQATLSQIRALADAGCDIVRCTVSDNDDARALYQIKESSPIPVVADIHFDYRLAIAAAEAGADKIRINPGNIGSDDRVAAVCRVCREKKIPIRVGINSGSVEKEILNKYGAPTAEALCESAIKAARLLERFDFYDIVISAKSSDVVTTIMTNRLLSAQTDYPIHIGVTESGTERAGVIRSSAGIGSLLCDGIGDTIRISLSADPVKEIEAARILMAACGLRGAETVEIIACPTCGRTRVPVMEIAAELEKRIAAAKLKPKRRIRVAVMGCAVNGPGEAREADAGIAGGDGEALLFRKGKIIEKISCRDGSQSASNRLMEEIRRIIEEDNG; encoded by the coding sequence ATGATAAGAAAAATTACAAAACCCGTTCTGATCGGGCCGTATACAATCGGCGGAGGCGGCCGCGTGCTGATCCAGTCGATGACCAATACGAGAACCTCCGATGCTCAGGCGACGCTTTCGCAGATACGCGCGCTTGCCGACGCGGGCTGCGATATCGTTCGCTGCACCGTGTCAGACAATGACGATGCCCGCGCCTTATATCAAATAAAGGAATCAAGCCCGATTCCTGTTGTGGCCGACATTCATTTCGATTACCGGCTCGCAATAGCGGCGGCGGAGGCGGGCGCGGATAAAATCAGAATAAATCCTGGAAATATCGGCTCGGATGACCGCGTTGCCGCGGTGTGCCGGGTATGCCGCGAAAAGAAAATACCTATACGCGTCGGTATTAATTCCGGTTCGGTCGAAAAGGAAATACTGAATAAATACGGCGCTCCGACCGCAGAGGCTCTATGCGAAAGCGCGATAAAGGCCGCACGGCTTTTGGAGCGTTTTGATTTTTATGATATAGTAATTTCCGCGAAATCGAGCGATGTTGTCACCACGATTATGACAAACAGGCTCCTCTCCGCGCAGACGGATTATCCAATACATATCGGCGTCACGGAATCCGGCACGGAACGGGCGGGAGTTATCAGATCCTCCGCCGGTATTGGCTCGCTTTTATGCGACGGCATAGGTGATACAATAAGGATTTCCCTTTCCGCCGATCCCGTAAAGGAAATAGAGGCCGCGCGTATACTTATGGCCGCGTGCGGGCTGCGGGGTGCCGAGACTGTCGAGATCATCGCATGCCCCACATGCGGAAGAACCAGGGTGCCTGTGATGGAAATTGCGGCCGAGCTTGAAAAACGAATCGCCGCCGCAAAGTTAAAACCTAAAAGAAGGATTCGCGTCGCGGTCATGGGCTGCGCCGTAAACGGTCCGGGAGAAGCTCGTGAAGCTGATGCGGGCATTGCCGGAGGCGACGGAGAAGCTTTGTTATTCAGAAAAGGAAAAATAATAGAAAAAATCTCATGCCGGGACGGTTCGCAATCAGCGTCCAATCGGCTCATGGAAGAAATCAGGAGAATAATCGAAGAGGATAATGGGTAA
- a CDS encoding M50 family metallopeptidase, with amino-acid sequence MSFTSILIAILFFSLMIFVHELGHFISARCCGVRVLEFAIGMGPKIIGRKSKKSGTEYSVRLFPIGGFCSMLGEEEEVSDDHALCRRPPWQRLIILCAGSFMNILTAILAMFIMLFSQQAYYSTKVDGFTSETAASMQAGLRSGDVIIAVNNQKVNVFNDIAYAVMREGTSPCDITVMRNGEKIVINDVVFPTYTEKSVTYGELDFRTTVVGKSFGEALKQSVYQSFSTLKLIYQSLLDLITGKYGIDSVSGPVGTVEQIGEVAQNSDFRTLLFLYVFISMNLGVFNLLPLPALDGGRIIFVLLEMIRRKPIDPKYENYVHLAGFAVLIMFMGVITVLDIIKIVK; translated from the coding sequence ATGAGCTTTACGAGCATACTTATTGCGATTTTGTTCTTTTCGCTGATGATCTTTGTCCACGAGCTTGGCCATTTTATCTCGGCCAGATGCTGCGGAGTGAGAGTTTTGGAATTTGCCATCGGCATGGGTCCGAAAATTATCGGACGAAAATCCAAGAAATCCGGTACGGAATATTCCGTCAGATTGTTTCCGATAGGCGGATTCTGCTCCATGCTCGGCGAGGAAGAAGAGGTCAGCGACGACCACGCGCTGTGCCGCCGTCCGCCGTGGCAGAGGCTTATAATCCTGTGCGCGGGATCGTTCATGAATATTCTTACCGCAATATTGGCGATGTTCATAATGCTCTTTTCTCAGCAGGCTTATTATTCCACAAAGGTTGACGGCTTCACCTCGGAAACCGCCGCGTCCATGCAGGCTGGGCTCAGAAGCGGAGACGTGATAATCGCCGTCAATAATCAAAAGGTAAACGTGTTCAACGATATCGCCTATGCGGTTATGAGAGAAGGCACGTCGCCATGCGACATCACCGTTATGAGAAACGGTGAAAAGATCGTAATCAACGATGTCGTGTTCCCGACCTATACCGAAAAGAGCGTAACATACGGTGAGCTTGACTTCCGGACCACGGTTGTGGGAAAGAGCTTCGGAGAAGCGCTTAAGCAGTCCGTATATCAGTCCTTTTCGACACTGAAGCTGATATACCAATCCCTGCTTGATCTGATTACCGGCAAATACGGTATCGACAGTGTTTCAGGACCGGTCGGAACGGTCGAGCAGATAGGCGAGGTGGCTCAAAACAGCGATTTCAGAACCCTTTTATTCCTGTATGTTTTCATCAGCATGAACCTCGGTGTGTTCAATCTGCTGCCGCTTCCGGCATTGGACGGCGGAAGGATCATTTTTGTGTTGTTGGAAATGATAAGAAGGAAACCGATAGATCCTAAATATGAAAATTATGTTCATCTTGCCGGTTTTGCCGTACTGATAATGTTCATGGGCGTTATAACCGTGCTTGATATAATAAAAATAGTAAAGTGA
- the dxr gene encoding 1-deoxy-D-xylulose-5-phosphate reductoisomerase → MKKIAVLGSTGSVGTQTLAVAESAGIKISALCAGTKIKELEAQIRKFHPSLCAVMDEERARDLRIAVADTGTRVLSGIEGICDAVSESGAELVVNAIVGNAGIKPMLRAIEAKKDIAAANKESIVSAGDYIIEKAKENGVKIIPVDSEHSAIFQCMSGGFNDRRFAKRLIITASGGPFYGKKRSELVDVTPEQAVNHPTWIMGRKISVDSATLMNKALELIEASRLFAMPHEKIDVTIHRQSTVHSFVEFTDNSILCQMGYPDMAQCIRFALFYPERTEDSGLCRPIDFTKPMTLTFEPPDEETFSFVKLARRALEKGGAACAVMSAADEEAVKLFLGKRIKFTDIFSLVETVFNKLSDLPLNTIEELTTAEDAARAEAAALAGIRIY, encoded by the coding sequence TTGAAGAAAATCGCGGTTCTCGGCTCGACGGGATCCGTCGGCACACAGACGCTCGCCGTCGCCGAAAGCGCCGGAATAAAAATCAGCGCGCTCTGTGCCGGGACAAAGATTAAAGAGCTTGAAGCACAGATAAGAAAATTTCATCCCTCGCTTTGCGCCGTCATGGACGAGGAACGCGCAAGGGATTTAAGAATTGCGGTCGCGGATACCGGCACGCGCGTACTATCCGGAATTGAGGGAATATGCGACGCCGTCTCGGAAAGCGGCGCCGAGCTGGTCGTGAACGCGATCGTAGGAAACGCCGGCATCAAGCCGATGCTGCGCGCAATAGAAGCAAAAAAGGATATAGCTGCCGCAAACAAGGAATCGATAGTTTCCGCCGGAGACTATATTATCGAAAAAGCAAAGGAAAACGGCGTAAAGATAATCCCGGTCGACAGCGAGCATTCGGCGATATTCCAATGCATGTCCGGAGGCTTTAATGACCGCCGGTTTGCCAAACGCCTTATAATAACGGCTTCGGGCGGTCCTTTTTACGGAAAAAAGCGCTCTGAGCTTGTCGATGTTACACCGGAGCAGGCTGTCAATCATCCGACGTGGATAATGGGGCGTAAAATCTCTGTGGATTCCGCGACGCTTATGAACAAAGCGCTTGAGCTAATTGAAGCGTCGAGGCTTTTCGCAATGCCGCATGAAAAAATCGACGTGACGATACACCGTCAGTCCACCGTTCATTCGTTTGTCGAATTCACCGACAACAGCATTCTCTGTCAGATGGGATATCCGGATATGGCTCAGTGTATACGCTTCGCTCTGTTTTATCCCGAGCGAACCGAGGACAGCGGGCTGTGCCGCCCCATCGATTTCACAAAGCCGATGACGCTTACATTCGAGCCGCCGGATGAAGAAACCTTTTCTTTCGTTAAGCTGGCACGCCGCGCCCTCGAAAAAGGCGGAGCGGCATGCGCCGTTATGAGCGCCGCCGATGAAGAAGCCGTAAAGCTGTTTCTGGGAAAACGTATAAAGTTCACCGATATTTTCAGTCTGGTCGAAACAGTTTTCAATAAGCTCTCAGATCTTCCGCTAAATACAATCGAAGAATTAACAACTGCAGAGGATGCCGCGAGAGCAGAGGCGGCCGCGCTTGCGGGAATCAGAATTTATTAA
- a CDS encoding phosphatidate cytidylyltransferase has product MINKNISEKEGQNIKMRLLTAAIGIPLLVLLLFYSYTIAWDFAITLLSLIGTYEILSCVGMKNHIGLSVPSLIYSVVLPLFTQNSYKFLYNCTIIYVLVILFAGVISKKQYPTRDISLAIAMTIYVVNAFTALIMIRSLDKIGLYVCILVFVGAWMTDTFAYFCGRLFGKHKLIPEISPKKTFEGALGGIIFCVLAFWAYGAILTNLRGDIEFNLFGMLFTGLITSVVAQFGDLLASAIKRNFGSKDYGMIFPGHGGVLDRFDSILTVAPFLLAITSRSDLFYLFK; this is encoded by the coding sequence ATGATTAATAAGAATATTTCCGAAAAAGAAGGGCAGAACATTAAAATGCGGCTGCTGACGGCGGCAATCGGAATCCCGCTGCTCGTACTTCTGCTGTTTTACTCATACACAATAGCATGGGACTTTGCGATCACCCTTCTGTCTTTGATCGGCACATATGAAATTTTGTCCTGTGTGGGAATGAAAAACCATATAGGGCTTTCCGTGCCGTCTCTTATTTACAGCGTGGTATTGCCATTATTTACACAGAATTCATATAAATTTCTATATAATTGCACTATAATATATGTGCTTGTTATTTTGTTCGCGGGAGTCATTTCAAAAAAGCAGTATCCGACGCGTGATATTTCGCTCGCGATAGCGATGACCATATATGTCGTCAACGCGTTCACCGCGCTTATAATGATACGCAGTCTTGATAAAATCGGTCTTTATGTATGTATTCTCGTATTTGTGGGAGCGTGGATGACCGACACCTTCGCTTATTTTTGCGGCCGGCTTTTCGGAAAGCACAAGCTGATTCCTGAAATAAGCCCCAAAAAGACGTTTGAAGGCGCGCTGGGCGGCATAATTTTCTGTGTTCTGGCATTTTGGGCCTACGGAGCTATTCTCACAAATCTGCGCGGCGATATAGAATTCAACCTGTTCGGAATGCTCTTCACCGGTCTTATTACGAGCGTGGTGGCTCAGTTCGGAGATCTTCTCGCTTCGGCCATCAAGCGAAATTTCGGATCAAAGGATTACGGGATGATATTTCCCGGACACGGCGGCGTTCTTGACAGATTTGACAGCATTCTTACCGTGGCTCCGTTTTTACTAGCCATTACAAGCCGTTCAGACCTGTTTTATCTTTTTAAATAA
- the uppS gene encoding polyprenyl diphosphate synthase translates to MINKSESFPRHVGIIMDGNGRWASRRGLPRSAGHTAGAQTFKRLSEYFLDLGTETVTFYAFSTENKGRPQDEVRGISKLFFEYLEEWFTMSKDKNMRIRFLGDRSFFDTKTIELMNRVEKDSAVYENQMNIAVNYGSRAEICRAFNILSQKLRTGELSPGAITENNIEGALYTAGQPDVDLLIRTGAEKRISNFLLWQSAYAELYFTDKLWPDMTKADIDAAMEFFATRKRRFGKLK, encoded by the coding sequence ATGATAAACAAAAGCGAATCATTTCCGCGTCATGTGGGAATTATCATGGACGGCAACGGACGGTGGGCATCCCGCCGGGGTCTGCCCCGTTCGGCCGGGCATACGGCAGGCGCCCAGACATTCAAGCGGTTATCGGAATATTTTCTCGATCTCGGAACCGAGACCGTGACTTTCTATGCTTTTTCGACCGAAAATAAAGGACGTCCGCAGGATGAGGTCCGCGGCATATCAAAGCTTTTTTTCGAATATCTCGAGGAATGGTTTACGATGTCCAAGGATAAAAATATGCGGATCCGTTTTTTGGGTGACAGAAGCTTTTTTGACACGAAAACGATCGAATTAATGAACCGCGTCGAAAAAGACAGCGCCGTATACGAAAATCAGATGAATATCGCCGTCAATTACGGCAGCCGCGCAGAAATATGCCGTGCGTTCAATATATTGTCGCAAAAGCTTCGCACCGGCGAGCTTTCGCCCGGAGCGATTACCGAAAATAACATCGAAGGTGCGCTGTATACAGCCGGACAGCCGGATGTGGACCTTTTGATACGTACCGGCGCGGAAAAGAGAATATCAAATTTTCTCCTCTGGCAGTCGGCATACGCGGAGCTTTATTTTACAGACAAGCTTTGGCCGGATATGACGAAAGCGGATATTGACGCGGCTATGGAATTTTTCGCGACGCGCAAGAGGCGGTTCGGGAAGTTGAAATGA
- the frr gene encoding ribosome recycling factor, whose translation MKLQTGEYEQKMKKTLDAFTKEFAAVRAGRANPAVLDKVTVNYYGTQTPINGVAEVKIPEPRVIMIQPWDVKTLKEIEKAILASDIGINPINDGKTIRLNFPQPTEERRKELCKQVMKMGEDGKIALRNIRREGIDKIKDLKKKSEMTEDEQKQSDKLMQDLVDKYIKLVDAAVAEKNKEIMQV comes from the coding sequence ATGAAACTTCAGACCGGTGAATACGAACAGAAAATGAAGAAAACCCTGGATGCCTTTACAAAGGAATTCGCGGCAGTGCGCGCAGGACGTGCGAATCCGGCCGTCCTCGACAAGGTGACAGTCAATTATTATGGAACACAAACACCCATCAACGGCGTTGCGGAAGTAAAGATTCCGGAGCCACGGGTTATCATGATTCAGCCCTGGGATGTAAAAACGCTTAAAGAAATAGAAAAAGCAATCCTTGCCTCCGATATCGGGATCAATCCGATCAACGACGGCAAAACAATACGTCTTAACTTTCCGCAGCCCACAGAGGAACGCAGAAAAGAGCTCTGCAAGCAGGTCATGAAAATGGGCGAGGACGGCAAGATCGCGCTTCGCAATATCCGCCGTGAAGGAATAGACAAGATAAAAGATTTAAAAAAGAAGAGCGAAATGACCGAAGACGAGCAGAAGCAAAGCGATAAGCTCATGCAGGATCTCGTCGATAAATATATAAAGCTCGTGGACGCGGCTGTCGCGGAAAAGAACAAGGAGATCATGCAGGTCTGA
- the pyrH gene encoding UMP kinase, whose amino-acid sequence MGNKYKRVLIKISGEALSAGEQPEGGKAIINYKTLRTICEKIKTVHDSGTDVSVVVGGGNIWRGEKGAGFERVRSDHMGMLATAINALAIQDTLEQMGLDTRVMTAIEMNQFAEPYIRNKAISHLSKNRVVIFGCGIGSPYFSTDTTAVLRAKEIGADIVLFAKNGTDGIYDSDPNAVNSKAKFLPHPDYNYILSNKLAVIDGTAAAFAQKNNIKCCVFNLNDPENIVRIARGEDIGSIVEE is encoded by the coding sequence ATGGGAAACAAATATAAACGTGTGCTTATCAAAATTTCGGGCGAGGCACTTTCCGCGGGAGAACAGCCGGAGGGCGGCAAAGCCATAATCAATTATAAAACCCTTCGAACTATCTGTGAGAAAATAAAGACCGTGCATGACTCCGGCACGGATGTCTCGGTAGTCGTCGGCGGCGGCAATATATGGAGAGGCGAAAAGGGCGCCGGTTTTGAACGGGTCAGGAGCGATCACATGGGCATGCTCGCGACGGCGATAAACGCTCTTGCCATACAGGATACTCTGGAGCAGATGGGGCTTGATACGCGCGTTATGACCGCGATAGAAATGAACCAATTCGCGGAACCTTATATCAGAAACAAAGCAATATCGCATCTGTCAAAAAACCGGGTTGTAATTTTCGGCTGTGGCATAGGCAGCCCGTATTTTTCAACTGATACGACGGCCGTATTACGCGCCAAGGAGATAGGCGCGGATATTGTCCTCTTCGCAAAGAACGGGACCGACGGCATATACGATTCAGATCCAAACGCGGTAAACTCCAAAGCAAAATTCTTGCCTCACCCCGACTACAATTATATCCTTTCCAACAAGCTTGCGGTAATTGACGGCACGGCGGCGGCATTTGCTCAGAAAAACAACATCAAATGCTGCGTCTTCAATCTCAATGATCCGGAAAATATAGTCCGAATTGCCCGCGGGGAAGATATCGGCTCTATAGTTGAGGAATAA